In Diaphorobacter ruginosibacter, the genomic stretch CGGGCTGCGTTGCGTGAGATGGCATCTCTCCTGTATTCATGTCCGTGGATGTGTCTTGAAATGCAATGGTATGGAGGATACGCGCCGGCCCGCGGTCCGGTGCGAAAATGCGGGCTCCATTGTCCAACACGCAGCAACCACCGTGCCCCACGCTCTCGACTACCTGATTTTTGACTACAGCGAAGACGAGGACGGCAACGGCAGTTGGGACGCCATGGCAAGCGCACCCGCGGCGCGCCTACCGGCGCTTGTCTCGGAAATCGAGTCCATCCTGCAATGGGCCCACGTCGCCTTCCCGGGCCGCTGCGGCCCGCTGGAGGAAGGCAACGACTGGGACTTCGCGCTGAGCGCGCAGGACGATGCGGGCCAGGCGCTCGTCATCCATTTCGACGCTCGCAGCCGCCAGCTCCAGTACGACGACGCCGAGGTGGGCCATACCACGCTGACCCTCACACTGACCGGCAACGCAGCCTTCGCGGATGGCCTCTGCGATGCATTCGAAGTGAATGGCAATATGGGCTGAAATGGGCTGAAGGAGCTCAGCCCAAGCCCCGGCTATTCAGGGCCTCGGCGCCTTGGCTGCGATCGCATCGAAGTCCCGGTCGAGCTGTGCCAGCGCATCGCGGATATGGGCCCGGCGCGCCTTGATCCAGCCATCCTGCGCCGCCAGGTGCGCGCGGGCCTGTGCCAGCATGCGCTGCATCTCGGCGGGCTGGGGTCCGCCCGAGGTGGCCCGGTTGTCCACGATGGCCACGGGATCGAGCGTGGAGCGGAACTCCTGCTCGCTCATCGGCAGGTCCGCGCCGTACTTGGAGTCCTTCATCGATTCCGCATAGATCCGTCGCGCCTCGGCATAGGGAAAGTCCAGCGGCTTGATGTCGTTCGCCTTGGCATACGAGACCACTTCGGAGGCGAAGTGATGGCCATCGCGGAACGGCAGCCGGTACTTGCGCATCAGCACGTCGGCCAGTTCCTGCGATGCGGTCCAGTCGCTGTTGAGTTCCTCCAGCGCGCGCTCGGGGCGGATGACCAGCGCCTTCAGCACGCGGCTCCAGCGCTTGAGCGTGGCAATGCCGCCGTCCACCATCGCAGAATTCTGCTTCACATCCTTCGGATCGCTCATGCCGGGCGTGATGTTGTGGGTCTGCACCACCGGCCCCAGCGCCAGCGTCAACGCGGTCGAGGCTTCGCTGCGTGTGTCGTTGAGCAGGCCCGGATTGCGCTTTTGCGGCATGGCGCTCGACACATAGGTATTGCCGCCGCCCTCCTCCAGCAGGATCCAGGGGCGCGGCTGCGCGTACTGGGTCATCAGGTCCTCGACGAAATTGCCGGCTCGCAGGGCCACGCTGGTGACGATGGAGGCCACTTCGACAGGCTGGTCCATCGACGATAT encodes the following:
- a CDS encoding argininosuccinate lyase; the protein is MRRYRWRETTVKFILSSLGAAAWLALHAPAAVAQGAPAPQASASSATPIAAMAGQPRDPFFWLGEINKATLVINSEQGLLDPSIAPRLAAGVAKVIADGNASGGKRPASVITFEPLLIKAAGEDVTLLHAGRSSQDMHATYRSAILRDKLLELAEQLHATSMVLVELAARHERTIVPNYTNGVAAQPNSYGHYLLGQAAGLMRDADRIRETYARVDRSPMGTTVLNGTSWPLDRQRMARYLGFEALVDNAYDASQISSMDQPVEVASIVTSVALRAGNFVEDLMTQYAQPRPWILLEEGGGNTYVSSAMPQKRNPGLLNDTRSEASTALTLALGPVVQTHNITPGMSDPKDVKQNSAMVDGGIATLKRWSRVLKALVIRPERALEELNSDWTASQELADVLMRKYRLPFRDGHHFASEVVSYAKANDIKPLDFPYAEARRIYAESMKDSKYGADLPMSEQEFRSTLDPVAIVDNRATSGGPQPAEMQRMLAQARAHLAAQDGWIKARRAHIRDALAQLDRDFDAIAAKAPRP